CGAACCTGGACGGCCACCGATGCAAGTGGCAATGTGTCAGCTCCTTGTAGTCAGGATGTAGTCTATGCCTGCGATCCTTGTGACTCAGATGTGATCGTCCCCTCTCTGGTCTGCCAGGCAGATAAGCAAATAGGATGCGACGAATCTGTAGTTTTCGACGAGCCCACAGCTACCGACAATTGTGATCCGTCGCCTGTTATAGACGTTGTGTCGACAACCGAAAACCCCGGTCCTGGACCTGACGAAATCACTCATACTCGAACCTGGACGGCCACCGATGCAAGTGGCAATGTATCAGCTCCTTGTAGTCAGGATGTAGTCTACGTTTGTAGTGAGCCTGATCCCTGTGACTCAGATGTGATCGTCCCCACTCTGGTCTGCCAGGCAGATAAGCAAATAGGATGCGGCGAATCTGTAGTTTTCGACGAGCCCACAGCTACCGACAATTGTGATCCGTCGCCCGTTATAGACGTTGTGTCGACAACCGAAAACCCTGGTCCTGAACCTGACGAAGTCATTCATACTCGAACCTGGACGGCCACCGATGCAAGTGGCAATGTGTCAGCTCCTTGTAGTCAGGATGTAGTCTATGTTTGTAGTGAGCCTGAGAGCTTGATTACAGATGTCAAATCCTGCGATAGCTATGTCGATGGCACTTCGGCTGATATAACCCATCTTTGCTACACATTCAGGAAAGGCAAGATTAGCAAGTGTAGCTCGAGAGAATTCTATTATTATGTAATGGTGACCGCGCCGAGCGGAACCTTCACCGTCGACATAGTACAAACAAGGGACAACGTAGATTTTCCTCTCTTTGATATAGCCAGAAGGGGTGTTACTGCTTATGACAATTGCGTAGTTACTGGTTCAGGATCGTCGAATACCCTCGGCCAGGCTTGGGTGAATATTGACGGCGCCTCCGAGGGACAGAAGTTCGTAATCAGAGTGAAATATTCTACCAGTTCAGTGGTTGGTACCTCAGTTGGTGTTCCCATGCCGACTGTGCATTATGACTTTGCCGCCGAAATCGACGGTGTCGTGATCGACTCTGATCTGGACGGACTGGTTCTGTCCAGTTGTACTGCTGGTACTAAAAAGAATAGTGTCGTACCTAATGGCAACTTCCCGAATCCCTTTAACCCCACTACCGAAATCCACTTCACCCTTCCGCAGGTTTCTACTGTGAGATTGGATATCTTCGATATCGTGGGCCGGCGGATAACGACTTTAGCAGATGGTCAATTCGGAACTGGCAGACACAGTGTGTTGTGGGATGCAAGCTCTGAGGCCAGCGGTGTCTATTTCTATCGGCTGGCTACGGATTATGGCGTTTTCGGCAAGAAGATGGTACTAATTAAGTAAGTGCCCAGCTAAGGGCACGTCAATCTAGTCGGCTGTAAGGTGCTGACCGGGGCAATTGCTTGTCAGCGCCATAGCGAGGAATCGGGCCCGGAGTGGTAACACTCTGGGCCTAAGCGATCCGACAAAATCTCGAAAGGAGGCGACGCAAACCGGCAGGTCGTAACGTAAGTGAACCTACATGTAGCAGCCGATGCCAACTGTTTCCACTCAAAGCGGACATGGAATTGCTCAGACCACTGTTGCTACATTTCCGAGATTTATCTTAACACAACCTTCCCTAACCATCTGCGAACCTCAGGGATGTTGACGTTGTCATTAGTAGATCCAGTTTTCATTGCCGGTATTGTACGGCGGATCAATGTAGATACACTTGACTTGTCCCGCGTAGTAGGGGAATATAGCCTTCAGGGCTTTGAGATTGTCACTCTGAACCAGCAGATTGCCTACATCAGGGTCGCCCTCCGAAAACTTTCGATCACATTGCAGCAATCGATAAGGAATCTGCCAGTGATGATTGACGACTTCTTTTTTGCCTATCCACTCCAATGATGGCATGAGCCTTGAATCCTCCATGAAACTCCAGTTATTCGGGTCACCCAGCGGAACTCACGTTTCAGGTTCAACCCTTCCCACTGTCGGTACACACACCTGTAGCGAGTATGCTAACGTATTTCTAACTGGGAACTACGCGGTACTACACGCTACTACAGCAAACTACTCCGAGTAATATGCTCCTTGTCCAACTACCAGAGTGAATCTTCTTGCCAAATTCATCAATTGAAATGCATATTTCTGTCTGTTTTCTTCCGCTTTTCGTTTTTACGAAAAGGGAAGGATCTCCTCAAATCCAACCTCTTTCAATCCGATGCAGATATCAATGAATCCTCAAAACAACCACCAATTCCGAACCCGATGGCTGCCTATGCTCGACAGTAGTGATTTCAGCCTCTAGCCAATCAAAAGAATCCCACGCAGAG
This Candidatus Zixiibacteriota bacterium DNA region includes the following protein-coding sequences:
- a CDS encoding HYR domain-containing protein: RTWTATDASGNVSAPCSQDVVYACDPCDSDVIVPSLVCQADKQIGCDESVVFDEPTATDNCDPSPVIDVVSTTENPGPGPDEITHTRTWTATDASGNVSAPCSQDVVYVCSEPDPCDSDVIVPTLVCQADKQIGCGESVVFDEPTATDNCDPSPVIDVVSTTENPGPEPDEVIHTRTWTATDASGNVSAPCSQDVVYVCSEPESLITDVKSCDSYVDGTSADITHLCYTFRKGKISKCSSREFYYYVMVTAPSGTFTVDIVQTRDNVDFPLFDIARRGVTAYDNCVVTGSGSSNTLGQAWVNIDGASEGQKFVIRVKYSTSSVVGTSVGVPMPTVHYDFAAEIDGVVIDSDLDGLVLSSCTAGTKKNSVVPNGNFPNPFNPTTEIHFTLPQVSTVRLDIFDIVGRRITTLADGQFGTGRHSVLWDASSEASGVYFYRLATDYGVFGKKMVLIK